GCGCTGGCCCTACGCGGTCGCGCAGCTTCGTCAGGAGGACCGCGAGGGCCGGCTGTGGTCGCTGGTCGGCTTTCAGACCGGCCTGAAGTGGGGCGACCAGAAGGCGGTCGTGAACCTCATTCCGGGGCTGGAGAACGCCGAGATCGTGCGCTACGGCGTCATGCACCGCAACACTTACCTCAACGCCCCCAGCGTGCTCGATTCGACGCTGGCGCTGCGGGCCGATCCGCAGAAGTTCGTCGCCGGGGTACTGGCGGGCACCGAGGGCTACCTGGAATCGGCGGGCACTGGCTGGCTGGCGGGCACGAACGCTGCGCGGCTCGCCCGGGGCCTCGCGCCGCTGACCCCACCCGCCGAGTCCATGCTGGGCGGGCTGGTGCGCTACCTCGCCTCGGCCAACCCCAAGGGCTTCCAGCCCATGAACGTCAACTGGGCGCTGGTGCCCGAGATGCCTGCCGAGATCAACCCCAAGACCGGCAAGCCGCGCAAACTCGGCAAGCGTGAAAAGCGGCCCGTGCTGTTTCGCCGGGGTCTGGACGCCTTCATGGCCTGGGCAGGGGAGGAGGCCGGCGTGCCGGTGACGCCGCGCGTGATTCCCGAGCCCGCCAGCGACGAGGTACCGGCGCTGCGCTGAGGGATTGCGGGCGCGACGTGGGGGAGAGGCCCGGCCGCGTTCGGCAGACGGAGCCAGTTCAACGAACGGCCGCGCCGCGCCGTAGGCTGGGGCCATGACCACCGCACCCCTCCTGACCCCCGTGACGGGGACGCTGCACGCCCTCCAGGTGCCGATTCCCTACCCGATGAAGTACGTCACGGTGCTTATCGACGCGCCCGCGCACGGCCCCGTGACCATGATCGATACGGCGCTCGACACGCCCGAGGCCCGGCAGGCCATTGAGGACGGGCTGGCGGCGCTGGGGCTGCACTGGGAGAGCATCGACCGGGTCATCATCACGCACCACCACCCCGACCACTACGGGCTGGCGGGCGTGGTCGAGGAACGCAGCGGCGCGCGCGTGCAGATGCTCGACGTGGAGATCGGGCGCGGCGAGCGCTACTGGCACCTGTGGGAGGAGTGGCTGCCGGGCCACCTCAAGTTCATGCGCGACCACGGCCTGCCCGCCGAGTCACTGGCGAGCATGGGGGCCGACAACCGCAAGGGGCGCGACCGGGTGCATCCGGCGAGCGCCGTACAGCCGCTGCGCGAGGGCCAGAATGTCGAGCTGGCCGGCGGCGAGTGGGAGGTGCTGTGGCTCCCCGGCCACGCCGACGGGCACCTGGGCCTGTGGAACGAGCACGAAAGCGTCCTGATCGCCGGGGACGCCATCCTGCCGCGCATCAGCCCCAACGTGGGCCTGTACGCCTACACGCGGCCCGACCCGCTGGGCGACTACCTCCAGACGCTGGGCAAGTTGGAGCTGCTCAACCCGGTGCGCGCGGTCGTCGGGCACCACGGCCCCGTCATGACCGGTGTGCAGGCCCGCGCCCGTGAGTTGCGTGCGCACCACCACGAGCGTCTGGACTTCATCCGCGCCGAGGTGGCCCGGCAGCCGGGCGACGCCTACGCCCTGTCGCTGGCGATGTTTCCGCGCGACCTGAACATCAGTGGCCGCCGCTTTGCCCTGGCCGAGACGCTGGCGCACGCCGAGCACCTGCGGCTGCTGGGCGGGGTGTACCGCACCTGGGACGAGGCGCGGGAGGTGTGGGTGTACCACGGCTGAAGCCGGTCAAGAGAGGTGCGTGCAGGTCCGGCCCGGGTGAATCTGGCCCCAGTGGACCGGGAAGCGGCGCCCCGCACCGGGCACACCTGGGGGCAAAATCCCCCATTTTCCGCGCAGCACGGGGTCTATACTCCGCCCATGACGGTTCCCCAGACAGAATTGCAGCGCATTGTGGCGTCTCTGCAACAAAGCGGCCTGACCGTCGAACCGGTCGAGGACGGCGCCCTGATCCGCAGCGGTGAGACCCGCGTGGCGCTGTTCGCCGAACCCGAGCCGCAGGGCGGCGTAATCGTGCGGCTGCACCTCGACCTCGACCTGTACGTCGAGGAGGAGAGCCTGCCCGACATCCTGATGGGCATGAACCTCCTGAATCAGGGGCTGGACTATGGCGCCCTGAACCTCGACCCCGTCGAGACCGAGGAGGACGAAGACGATGACGACGCGCCCGTCACCTTCGCCATTCTGGGCCGCGCGGTGCTGTGGTTGCAGGACCTCGGGCCGCTGGAGCTCGACCGTCTGCGCGAGCACCTGCGCCGTTTCGAGGCTGAAGTGACCGAGGCGGTCGAGCGCACCCTGCACGGCAGCAAGGGCCTGAGCGCCTAGAGCGGGAGGCGAAAAGGAGGGCCGGAGCAGTCACGCTCCGGCCCTCCTTTTTCATCCCCTCCGGTACTTACTGGCGGTCCTGCAGGGGGACGTACTGCGCGTCCTTGGCGCCGGTGTACACCGCGTCGGGGCGCAGCAGGCGGTTGTCGCGGGTGTACTCGATCACCGAGGCGCACCAGCCGCTGATGCGGGCGAGCGCGAAGATCGGCGTGAAGTATTCCTTGCGGATTCCCAGGTCGCTGTAGACCGTGCCGCTGTAGAAGTCCACGTTGGGGTAGATGCCCTTGGAGCCCATGCGGTCCACCACGATCTTCTCGATGGTTTCGAGAATCTGGTAGTAGTTGCTCTTGCCTTCCTTGTTGGCGACGTGCTCGGCGTAGTCCCGCAGCACGCGCGAGCGCGGGTCAAAGTACTTGTAGACGCGGTGGCCCACGCCCATGATCTTGACCTTGTGGTCGAGCTTGTTGGTGATGTAGGCCTCGGCCTTCTCGGGCGTGCCCACCTCGTCGAGCATGTCCATCACGGCTTCGTTGGCTCCGCCGTGCAGCGGCCCCTTGAGTGCGCCGATGGCCGAGGTGACGCACGAGTACATGTCCGACAGGGTGCTCGAGGTGGCGATGGCCGTGAAGGTGCTCGCGTTCATGCCGTGGTCGGCGTGCAGCACCAGGGCGATGTCGAACAGGCGCGCCTGCTCGGGCGTGGGCTCCTTGCCGGTCAGCATGTACAAGAAGTTGCCCGCGTGGTTGAGATCCATGCGCGGCGCGACGATCTCCTGGCCTTCCTGCGAGCGGTTGATGGCCGCGATGATGGTCGAGAACTGCGCGATCATGCGGACGCTGATGGCGCGGCGCGCGTCCTCGCCCGTCTCCTCGGACTGCGGGTCGAGCAGGCCCAGGTACGAGGCGGCGGTACGCAGCGCCTGCATGGGGTTGATGCCGCGCGGCATCGCCCGGATCACGTCAAGCAGTGCGCCGGGCACCTCGCGGTTGGCCTTGAGTTCGGTGTCGAAGGCCGCGAGTTCGGCGGCGGTCGGCAGTTTGGCGTCGAGCAGCGCGAGGCTGAGTTCTTCGAAGGTGCTGTTTTCGGCCCAGTCCTGAATCGGAATGCCCAGGTGCGTCAGGACGCCCTCGGACCCGTTGATGAACGTGAGCTTGCTCTCGGTGAAGAGGACGCCTTCGAGTCCTTTGGCAATTTCGGTCATGTTGAGGCCACAATACCACCGCCCCGGAACTGACTCTGAACTGACCCCCGGACGTTCCCCCGGCGGTGACAGCCGCCCTGCCGCGCACTGGCCTGCCGGGCCGCGGGGATGCCCCGTACAATGCCCGGCGATGACCGTGCCCGCTGCCCCCGACCCGACAGTCCCCGGCGTAACGCTGGCGCTCGACACCGCCACCCCGCACCTGACCCTGGCCCTGAGCTGGGCAGGTGGCGTGACCGAGTGTCCCATTCTGGAGTGGAGGGAGGAGGTGGGCCGCGCCCACGCCGAGCGGGTGGCGGGCGCGCTCGACGAGCTCTTCGCGCGCGCGGGGCTGCCCCGCCGTGCAGACACCGTCGTGATCGGCACCGGTCCCGGTTCGTACACGGGCGTGCGGGTGGGCGCGAGCTACGCCCTGGGGTTGGCGCGCGTGTGGGGCGCTCCGGTGTTGGGCGTTCCCACCCTGGAGGCGTTGGTCACGGGGGACGGCCCCCAGGCAGTCGCGCTCGACGCCCGCAAG
The DNA window shown above is from Deinococcus sp. Leaf326 and carries:
- a CDS encoding MBL fold metallo-hydrolase translates to MTTAPLLTPVTGTLHALQVPIPYPMKYVTVLIDAPAHGPVTMIDTALDTPEARQAIEDGLAALGLHWESIDRVIITHHHPDHYGLAGVVEERSGARVQMLDVEIGRGERYWHLWEEWLPGHLKFMRDHGLPAESLASMGADNRKGRDRVHPASAVQPLREGQNVELAGGEWEVLWLPGHADGHLGLWNEHESVLIAGDAILPRISPNVGLYAYTRPDPLGDYLQTLGKLELLNPVRAVVGHHGPVMTGVQARARELRAHHHERLDFIRAEVARQPGDAYALSLAMFPRDLNISGRRFALAETLAHAEHLRLLGGVYRTWDEAREVWVYHG
- a CDS encoding citrate/2-methylcitrate synthase translates to MTEIAKGLEGVLFTESKLTFINGSEGVLTHLGIPIQDWAENSTFEELSLALLDAKLPTAAELAAFDTELKANREVPGALLDVIRAMPRGINPMQALRTAASYLGLLDPQSEETGEDARRAISVRMIAQFSTIIAAINRSQEGQEIVAPRMDLNHAGNFLYMLTGKEPTPEQARLFDIALVLHADHGMNASTFTAIATSSTLSDMYSCVTSAIGALKGPLHGGANEAVMDMLDEVGTPEKAEAYITNKLDHKVKIMGVGHRVYKYFDPRSRVLRDYAEHVANKEGKSNYYQILETIEKIVVDRMGSKGIYPNVDFYSGTVYSDLGIRKEYFTPIFALARISGWCASVIEYTRDNRLLRPDAVYTGAKDAQYVPLQDRQ
- the tsaB gene encoding tRNA (adenosine(37)-N6)-threonylcarbamoyltransferase complex dimerization subunit type 1 TsaB, with the translated sequence MTVPAAPDPTVPGVTLALDTATPHLTLALSWAGGVTECPILEWREEVGRAHAERVAGALDELFARAGLPRRADTVVIGTGPGSYTGVRVGASYALGLARVWGAPVLGVPTLEALVTGDGPQAVALDARKGNVYGAVYEVTAGTVTGVRHAPQKYALEDLRTLAADLPLHLNPAPSGPALLRAGLDHGARDWALAYL